One Argentina anserina chromosome 6, drPotAnse1.1, whole genome shotgun sequence genomic window, CCATTGATATAGCTTTTTGGGGACCAAGAAACTGGAGAAAGTGGGTTCAGAGGTTGCAGAGATAAGCACAGAAACCCAAAGTGGTGAAATGTCAGTGCAAACTGAGGGAGTTTCAGAGTTCAGAGAGAGTCTGAGGCAGAGAGGACACACGGCCGTTAAGTTCCAAGGACGCAATTGAATATGGGAAACAAGTAACCACTACCAAGGTTACAGCTGGATATTGGATTGAGATGGGCCCATCTGAGCCCAAGCCCAACCATGGTTTTTCTCCACACGACCGcccttttattttttcctctctctctcattttcatttttgtgcAGCTAGAATTATTTGCTTGTTCTGAACTGAGGGTAAAAATGTTAGAATGTATGAAACctgcaaaaggagaaaaaacctGAATGTATGAATAAAATCATTAAAATGTAAATGAGGAAGTTAGGTGTGGTaattaaccggaaaaaaaTACTAACGATCGTCTAAAAATGTGAGTTTGGCTAAATTCCAAGTGTTACTATTAGTAGACAGAGTAGTTTCGTCAACAAAATATAGATTCAAATCTAACTTGTAGCTATGGAGTTATCGAGTTGAGTGTTTTTTATTCCCAAGTTTTGCTTATCGATGTTCATCTGTACTTCTTAGCTAGCTTCTATATATGTCTCTTCTGCCTTTGGTTAACTAAAGTTACAAAACCAGCCAAGTAGTTTGAGTTTGAAGGCGACACCTATGGGTAGAATTAGACACCAACTCTACATTTGGTTGTGAAAAAAATCCAATTAGGATCTATATTACAACCAACCAAGATACGCAAAACCATGCATGAATATATCCATGATGATTGAccgatacaaaaaaaaaaaccatttatatatgattatatcatttatgaattatgatatATACTAGGTGCCATTCAACAGTTAATGAGATGTAGGTTAACAAAAACACCTGCTGAAGACTATATTGGAGGACTACAGAGGTAACACTAGTAAACCGCCCTAAAAAAGAAGATCGAAAACGCCAACGACTCAACTTTGAGCTGCCAGTTCTCTTAATAATATTTAAGCTAGTATCTGCAATTGATAAGTACGAAAGCGCCAGGCATACCTTAATTGTTCGATCACCATTTTCATCAGCAATTACTTAGCCAGCTAGGGTTAGCTAAAACACATGCAGAAGCTTTGAAGCATACCACATCGAACACTTCGAATCCtcgatttatatatttttcaaagtttcaaatcTGGTTTGAAGAAATTATGGAGCAAAAGTAAAGCACAACTTAATCACCTATGTTAGCAAGCAAAAGATCGATGCACTTAATTGGGGCCCGATCGACATGCAATGAGAGTAGCTATATATACTTTCACGGCCTATCTGATAACGAACTTTATCGACTAACATAGTAACATATATAGTAGACAATTAATTGAAGTGAAATTATTGTGCTGCTTAAAGCAGTTTTGGTTAAGGGAGTCCTATTGAGAGATAGCAAGACAATAAAGATTTgaatacatgcatatatagaCACTTTTGAATCCACAATATACACAGTTGCATTTATACTTTTAAAAGATAGACTAGCTACATCGAGATCAGGTCAAATGGTCAATGAAGAGAATCCAATGTGATCTTCTTCTAGTTCGTAAAGCATATGTATATTATGCTACTACGTACTTTATCATGTTAATGGTTTCTTCATTAGCATAATTAAGATCGCAAGAAGTAGTGGAATTCGGAAACAATACACAAGTGTGTGTATAGCATACCCTGCTGCACAGTAGACAAACCCGTGGAATTCATCACTCTTGCCTCAAACCATATCTGACCAACTGATTcttttgcattttttttataaagctCATGGTGGTCCTTAGCTCTCAAGTTTCCATTTGCGAAATACATCTGCTACTTTCCTGAACTAgaacattttatttttatttggtgaaacaaattataaaagcCTTCTTGTCAATACACTTTCCCTTTACGGACCACTTCATGAAAGCAGCCTTTAAGTACGAGTTTTTTGGTTATACAATTTGATACACTGATGTGATCAGATGAGAGCATCTTAATGAAGTTTGTGCACATCGTTTCTAGGATCGAAAAGAACAATATTAAGGAATCAACTTCAATTCATTCGCAGAAACGAGGAGAAGGCAGAATATATTACGCTTATATTAATTCAAGAAACTCATATATGGATATCAAACTAACTTAAAGCACCAAAATTACACTGACTTAGTTCAGATGAGAAACCTAACAAAATGCTAGGCAGCATATAAATGGCTTACGTGAACATGATGTTTTTGTGCCATgatgaaattaaaagaaaaaatttgatATTAAATAAATCTAATTAACTAGGCAGCAGCTCAAATTAAAGCAATATCAGGATCTAGGAATTTAAAACTGGTGGTgattcttctctctttctcgcTCAGCAGCAATGCCTGGATTGCCTGCAACAAACAAAGACAACCCAACGTTGTTCATTTGAGGAGTTTTTACGAAGAAATATTATACAAGAGGGTTCATTACTTTTGATATACGTACCAAAAATTGGATTATTAAGATTTCTTCTCTTTAGTATGTGTCTCTTGGGGCATTGCATCTAAAACATTCCATTCTGCTTGCAAAGTTATGCTCGTTGCATCCGAACCTGTCCCAAAGCGAAGAGTGAGATGGTGAGTTGGAGAGAGAGGGAAGTTCTTAAAGTAATTATATCCAACTTTATAAAGCAGTCAAAGATTGAGGAATTAATTCAACATGCAAGTAATGAGTAACTAACAAACTAATAGTCTAAAACTAGCTGAAAATATTATTGCACAAAGCAGTAAAAGTACCAGAGCACTTATTCTAGCTAGTAGCTAGCATGCATGCACAAGTACCTGGTACAAATCCAATCTCCAGATTTCCAACCAGGCCGGCCACCACCACCAGCGCCGGCGCCGCCATTTCCCAACCCAAAACCTCCCCTGGAGCGAGGCATTTCAGAGTCAAAGCTGCCGCCGCCACCACCAACAAACTCATCCTTGAAAGCACCACACTTGAAGCAGCTAGAGCGGCTGGCAAAGTTGTGTGCTCCACAGTTTCCGGCAGCACAGTACCAGTCACCAGGCCTCACATCCGAGCCAGTAGTCACACTACTGAACCCGAATGAAGAACCTCCTCCTCCAAGCCTCCCGCCATTGAAAGCCCCAAAGTCAAgtgctcctcctcctcctacaGTCTTGACATCTCCACATCGCTGGCACGAGTCGCGTCTCTGGAAGTTGAGGTGCTGGCATGACCTACAGTTCCAATCTCCTGGCCTGCTCATCTTTCGTTCTGCACATGTAATCGAAATTACGTCAGATATAGTAGCTCTAGGGTTAGAGTTAGAGAGCAACATTATGCATATAAATTGTGAAAGATTACAGAAGAGAAACTGGTAGTGAAGTAACCTTGACAGAATGAAATGAGCTTATGAGAATGTGATGGTGAAGAGAAAAACCAGAAGGAGAATATTGGTGAAGTAACGAGTCGGGGAGGGGTTTATATACAAATCTGAGGGCACAGCAAAAGGGAATAAATGGAGGGCCGTGTAATACTTTTTCGTATTCTTCAACTAGCAACCTTGATAAATGGAATAAGATAAATCTTATTAAagggagaaaaagagagagaaggaagaTGAACTCGATATTCCGCGATTCCAAGGAGAAACTATGTTGGGAGGattttttttgattttgaatgtTTATTATTTGCGTCGGCTACAACACACTGGTTCTTTTTAGGGTTTCTTAAACGTGATGAATAATGCATGCATGTCCACACTATTGTCATGATAGTAACTACGACACTTCACAGTTATTTCTACTTTTCATGGGAAACTAACTTACAAGCTAAGGCTCAATATTGATCATCTATTTACCTCTGTTCTTGTGATGAATTGAgtgattaattgtttgagtTATTTCAGTTATGTTATTATTAGTTGTAATTACTCCAGATACGACATTTGTGATGTAGATTTATGAACAAAAGTTgtcaatttaataaaaattggTTTAATTATGtgcaaatatataaaatgaatGTTGTTAATTTGTTGTTACTGTTGTAAATTAAGGTATCGTAGACGTACGACTCCATTGCCCGGCCTGTACATATTGTGAAAGAAACCAGTGTGAAGCAGGGAAGCTCTAGGCTAGGGTTTCGCTAACCAGTGTGATTGTGAAGTTGATGCACACTATATATGCTTTACGTGCTTTACATAGCACGTCATTCTCAATTAAGGCATGTAACATAAGTGATAAGTCCCAAGTTTTCACACAAAACATGTATAGCTAGCGAAGTAGCGAGCCCGCCATATCTTTAACAATGTGTTGAACTAGATA contains:
- the LOC126798791 gene encoding uncharacterized protein LOC126798791, with product MSRPGDWNCRSCQHLNFQRRDSCQRCGDVKTVGGGGALDFGAFNGGRLGGGGSSFGFSSVTTGSDVRPGDWYCAAGNCGAHNFASRSSCFKCGAFKDEFVGGGGGSFDSEMPRSRGGFGLGNGGAGAGGGGRPGWKSGDWICTRFGCNEHNFASRMECFRCNAPRDTY